The following nucleotide sequence is from Scleropages formosus chromosome 4, fSclFor1.1, whole genome shotgun sequence.
AAACCAAGGCTCAAACAGCCCTGTTTTGACTTTTActtgaattttaaatgacaaataattgtagagatttgatgtttttattttatagctgCTATTCTTTCAAGTTTACTGGGACTATAGGGTAACACTGACCTCTGCACCTCTCTGCCCCCCTTGTCCTCAGATTTCTGATGGATACTTTCATTTTACAGAATATATAtgggggcagcacagtggtgcagaagGTAGCACTATggactcacagcacctgggcagtCTGGTTGTAGGATTCTTGTAGAGTTTGCACAtcctccttgtgtctgtgtgggtttacgcCTGGTGCTCTAGTTTAATCCTatagcccaaagacatgtgtttaagGTTAACTTATGACCCAGCACAGTTtatggtgtgtgaatgtgagaaTGCATGAGCGTAGCACCCGtgagatggactggcttcctatCCAGGGTCTACTGTTCTTAGCCTTGtttcctgtgcttctgggttaAGTTCCAGACTACTGTCAGCATGAGACAGACAAGCGGATATGGAAAGTAACTGAACACATACTTCACCCAGAGAAGCCTTTTGTTTTGATAAGCAGTGCACTGTAAGAGGGCATCCCTGCTTTACCAATCCCCATGTTACAGCCAAGAAATCATGATGTTACTGGCTTTACAGCAATTCCTAGCTGTCAGTGCACCTGTAAACAATCCCATGATGCACCTGGGCAGTGCTGTTGAATGGAGGTTGGGGCTGCAAGGGTGACACAGAGCAGCTCTTTAGAAACACAGTGATTCACTCTGATTTGTATAATAACTGTCAGTGCTTGATTACAATGACCATTTTTGTACATGTTCgggacattttctgttttggaagtggaaatattctgaaaatgtgtaaaatgaacTGATTTCAGATATATAAAATCCAGTTTGCATAAAGAGCtgatagaaaaaaacaaataaggtTTCAGCACAcctgaaaaaagtgacaaagtaAGCTCAtatttcaaatcatttttttaaaatcaaagagGATGGAAAAAGTTCAGAATATAACATTTTATCTGAATATTATGCTGTTAACGTGAATAGGACAAACAAATGATGTGTTTACATCAGCTCCACATTATTGTTAGCAGCTTCAAAGCTGATAGCTACATGTTATTTTATACAGTTTCTCTTAACAATAGCCtcctacatacagtatatatttgaACTGATAGCTTCAATTACAATAATGACAAGTTTTACAACAGCTGTGGAATAAGTGCTGCAGAGGTGAGTTTACTCCTCCCTACTTCATCAAACACTAAATTTCTTCTCCCATCTATTTCAGAAAATCTGATAATTGTGCATTCATCTGTGATCCAATAATGTAGTGTACCTTTAACTTTGCACAGACTGATGAAACCTCCTTTTGTTCATATCTAGAAATGTGATTATCAAGGGAATCCTGATCTCTGTCAGCGTCCACTAGGGGGAGCAAATACAGAATGTTAGTCCTTTAATTCCTTTGGCTGAAAGTTACATATAAATGAGACGTCTTGGAGTGAAATATCATTATGCCTGCTTTGGGTTGGCATTACCATTATTGTGGATGTTGTTCATGGCAGTTTTCTTGTTACTGATACTGGCAACAACAAGGGTGACTGATACTTCAAACTGATATGCAGGCAGgtattattcattcatctctTACTTTCAAGCAGAGAAAACAAGTAACTGCCATCATTATCAACACGCCTGGATGGAACAGAACTTAACTTTTAACCGGCCAATTGGCTTTTTGATCATGGGGCTTCAGTCTTTGCCAGActctaaatattattttattttcctggcTTTTGTTTACATCGGAACTCTTGTGGGGAACATGTTCTTAATGATGATCATATGGCAGTCAGAAACTCTTCACACCCCGAAGTACATGGTGGTGTTCAGCTTGTCCATTGTGGATGTGAGCCACAGCACCGCTCTCATCCCTAAATGCGTTAACCAATTTCTTTTTGACTCAAGGATTGTGGCGTACAACTTGTGCCTGACTCAGATGttctttgttcactttttttatataatagaaTCTTACTCACTGGTCATCATGGCTTTTGAGAGGTTGGTCTCCATTTGCTTCCCTCTACAGAGCAGCACGATTATCACGAACACACGCATGTTTGGCATCATAGTTTTCAGCTGGGTCCTGGCCTTTGCAATTCTTGTAGCTGCATTAGTGTTGATCACTCACTTGTCATTTTGCAAGCCAGTTCCTACAGTGATGAGCTACTTCTGTGACCATGGCCCAATTTTTCAGATTGCTTGCAGTGACAATACTCCAAACTGGAAAATAGCTTATTTCTTTACGTTTACTGTTCTGTATGTGCCTCTTGGTTTCATTTTGCTGTCATATGTTTTCATCATCACTGCAGTTTCCCAGATTAAATCTGTTGATGGACgatggaaaacattcaaaactTGCTCTGTGCACTTGATTTTGGTGGCCATATTTTTCATTCCCATTCTAGTGACTTACACCATTGCATTGATATATACCAAGATTGACGGTAACACTCGAATCCTGAACACATCTTTGTCAGCGGTGCTACCTCCTCTTCTCAACCCTATTATTTACACTCTAAAGACAGAGGAGGTTTTGCAGCAAATGAGAAAGTTTCTCAGAAAACGTTCAGTCAAACCACTGTGGTGAAATATATTGGAAGAGCTGAAATATTATAGAAAATGAATATCtggaatattttgtaaaatgtagtTGATGTTGAAGGAAACATGAACTAAAGTTAAGCTGTTACTTTGATCAATATGTTCACTAACTATGAAAATGCAAGGGTAAGCTAGATCTATAGAATTGAATTCACGAGTTCCATAATGTTCTTATAGGTTTTTACTAATGTTTCTTCTAAGTTTGACTtgctgtgcattgtgggatgtCTGTCTAAGATGATAAACTGTGTGCAGGAGTTGCATGATTGAGTGTGACTTGTAGGCATGTTTTGTGCTAGTTCCTATACTGTTTCTTGAATACTGTGTCTCTGACTGACATGTTCAGTATCAATAAAAgccatttacctgtttttacaaCATGCTATTCTTTAGGTTTTTTGTCTTACAAACTGTTCAATGTattatttaccttattttttaaatgttgaagtAGAACTGTAATTGTATGATTAATAatcaaataatttttgtttctttagaTATTCTCCATATATTCTCACACATGTGGAACAATAAAACTTCTTCCTGCTCATCCTTAAGGTGTGCTGTTGTGCATGAtccagttttattaaaaaatacagtactttgAGGTTGATATGTAGGGTTGCCAatccctgcagaagaaaataagaagCACTTCTGGGttctttataggaaaataatgaacagtATAAGTGTcactcaaaatattttttgtagctaatgtacatgtgtaaaaaaataaatctctgcttgactgaattaaatgcaaaattaatctgAGACAAATTTAACTTGATTTTAGCTCATTGACATGCATGtcagttgtaaaaaataaataaattttaatgtcatGCTAAAGTCTCACACACCACACATATATCACAATAGCATCTGCCTAGGCCATTTATAACACTGTTACACAACTGATGGGGAATAGATTCACAGTCcttttgagtgatttttttttaactttattgaacagacacaaattcaaaaaagtgaaaacaatttATCTGTAAGCACAGCAACTGACTGAAAGTagactgcatttcacaaatttttatgaacagcacaaacaaaagtgcaatattcAGACCGGTTaaagtacaaacaaaaaagacccTTCTCTTTCCTCCTCAATTTTTCTATGAGTACTTCTCGCAAGACTTATGAAAAAGGAGTTGAGAGCAGTCAGTTCAGTTCTGCGTGAGGCGAGTGATTGAGTAACGTAGGAATGGCCAATGACAGtcgaactcacacacacaacacagctctgtttcacatccatttttgcgatttgttttcctaatcttttaacacttttatgtgAACTGCAAAGTTTATGTATgcagtaaatatatgtaataaatacttttaaatgtctctgggtgtgaaaAGTTAAAATACGGGACAAACCGCATTCGGTATGGTTTTAAAACGGAACGCAACTCTTATCC
It contains:
- the LOC108929439 gene encoding olfactory receptor 8G1-like, whose product is MEQNLTFNRPIGFLIMGLQSLPDSKYYFIFLAFVYIGTLVGNMFLMMIIWQSETLHTPKYMVVFSLSIVDVSHSTALIPKCVNQFLFDSRIVAYNLCLTQMFFVHFFYIIESYSLVIMAFERLVSICFPLQSSTIITNTRMFGIIVFSWVLAFAILVAALVLITHLSFCKPVPTVMSYFCDHGPIFQIACSDNTPNWKIAYFFTFTVLYVPLGFILLSYVFIITAVSQIKSVDGRWKTFKTCSVHLILVAIFFIPILVTYTIALIYTKIDGNTRILNTSLSAVLPPLLNPIIYTLKTEEVLQQMRKFLRKRSVKPLW